From the Periophthalmus magnuspinnatus isolate fPerMag1 chromosome 1, fPerMag1.2.pri, whole genome shotgun sequence genome, one window contains:
- the crybb1l2 gene encoding crystallin, beta B1, like 2: MSGGDKSKSQTDGKTGQNKMSDFGMMSYKMCVYDQENFQGRCFEIMNECMNVCDFGMDRVRSLKVFCGPFVGFEQMNFGGEMYILEKGEYPRWDSWSNCQRNEYLLSFRPVRMDPEKHKICLYEVGEYKGRKMEIMDDDVPSLFSYGFTDRVGSVMVSCGTWVGYQFPGYRGSQYLFEKGEYRHFNEFGARCPQMQSIRRIRDMQWHPHGCYTMAANN; this comes from the exons ATGTCTGGAGGAGATAAGTCCAAGTCTCAGACCGACGGCAAGACCGGTCAAAACAAGATGTCTGACTTTGGCATGATGTCCTACAAG ATGTGCGTCTACGACCAGGAGAACTTCCAAGGACGCTGTTTCGAGATCATGAATGAGTGCATGAACGTGTGTGACTTTGGGATGGACAGGGTGCGCTCTCTGAAGGTTTTCTGTGGTCC TTTTGTGGGCTTTGAGCAGATGAACTTCGGTGGAGAAATGTACATTTTGGAGAAGGGAGAGTATCCGCGCTGGGACTCGTGGAGTAACTGTCAGAGGAACGAGTACCTGCTCTCCTTCAGGCCTGTCCGCATG GACCCAGAGAAGCACAAGATCTGTCTGTATGAAGTGGGCGAGTACAAGGGCCGCAAGATGGAGATCATGGACGACGATGTGCCCAGTCTGTTCTCCTACGGCTTCACCGACCGCGTGGGCAGTGTCATGGTCAGCTGTGGCAC CTGGGTGGGATATCAGTTCCCTGGTTACCGTGGCAGCCAGTACCTGTTTGAGAAGGGCGAATACAGACACTTCAATGAGTTTGGCGCCCGCTGCCCTCAGATGCAGTCCATCAGGAGGATCAGGGACATGCAGTGGCACCCACATGGCTGCTACACCATGGCCGCTAACAACTGA